The genomic window ACGACACTTCAACGACCTCGGTACGCCTATTCCCTCACATTGTAACTTTCCGAAACTGGGCTGTGACCGGAGACCGCCGGGAAGCCGTGGTCACTCGGCGCGCATGCGCAGCCAGGGCCGTGGCCGTTCCGCCGCGGTCGTCATCGGCGGGGTCGTGCGCGTAGTCGGCACGTTACCCGGAGCGTAACGGCCTTTTGAAAACGGCCTCCGGAGGATTACGGGACGATTCTGCATTGAAAGGCGAACGCACTTCTGTGTACGCCGAAGGGCAAGTTCGCAGCAGCGGGGCGCACACCACACCTCGGGCCGCTGGCCGCCTCGGGCGTCACGGCCTCGTCCACGTGCTTCTCCGCCCCCTGGGGAGCGCCGGGCCCGCGGCCGACGGGGCTGCGCGCTGACTTCAGGGCCCCCCGTGAGTCGTGCAGGGGAGGCGCCCGCGTCGTTGGTCCCGCTGCCTGCGCACGAGCCGCGCGGGGAGAGCGCCCTCCTGGGCCCCCGGGGCCGGCGAGCGGAGGCGCTGCCGGACGCCGGAGCCCGAGCCCCCGGCCCGGCCGCCCTTTGGGAAGGGAGACCTTGCGCGGGCACCAGGAGCGATTCTCTCCTGCAGCCTGTGCTCCGCGGTCTCTCCGACTGAAATCAGATTCAACGCGCTGGTAACTCGGCCCTCCGCTGTCGCAGCTTGTGAGAAACACGCCCTTGTCCGCCTGATCCCGAAGTAGCTGTTCACAGAAGGGCTGCCAATCGGAGCATTTCCAATCATTGCCTTTTTTTGCTCCTCGGCGGGTGCACCCAGTGTGTCTCTCTCCGTTGTTTCATTAGCACTTGGAGGGTAGATAGTGCCCACCCTGTTATCAACAAATGTCATCCTTTGCCTTTATTTGGGGATGACACGGTTACGGCACTTGATCAGATTAATCTTAATCCTCTGCGTTTTTAGTATATTACAAGAAGGCAGTAGGCTCTTTGATCTTTAACCTCAAAATTTAAGTCGGAAAAACTAGTCAAACTTCAGATTGGTTTAGCTTGTAGTGAGTTACATCAGCCCTGGCAGGGTACATTGTAAACCACTATTGTTTAACAAATCGGTGTCTTACGGGTATCAACACCTATACACTGTTTATTATGAGTTTCATAAATAATAACTAGCAGTTAGGCATTACTTATCAGGTCCTGATCTAAGTATTTGAAACAATTAGCAATTAGGTATAATTTTTCAGGTCCTGATCTAAGTATCTGGAACTCTGTTAATCCTGACAGCAATCCTGAGGTAGGGCGGATGAAACTGGAGGACAGGCAGGAACCCAGGCCATCTGGCCCCAGAGGCTGTCTTAAAATGGATATtcaatgaaatactttttttaaaaaaagattagctttaaaaaaaatttaatgtttatttttgagagagagagacagagcacgagcaggggagggacagagagagagggagacagaatccgaagcaggttccaggctctgagctgtcagcacagagcgggatatggagctcgaactcacaaaatcacaaaccctgtgagatcatgacctgagcggaagttggacacttaaccgactgagccacccagtcgccccagcAATGAAATACTCTTGAGCAGATTGGCAGATGATGGGTATAATGAACTTGGGGCTTGTGAATGTAGAGTACCACATTTTCATTAATAccttacattttatataaataataaaatcaacctTTGGAAAATGAACTCTCTATGCTCTTATcttaacaataaaaattacataacaaGTCACGTCATTTTGCCAAGAAGGTTATGACACTCTATTACTCTTCTTTGACTAATATTCGCAGCATTCCTCATGCCAGGAAACTAAATTATACCTATGTGAcaactattaaataaattttgcaGTATAGACTTACTGTagaattttattactttcttattttcctctctccactGTCATCCTTTTGTATTTTGGGTTGGATTCAACTCCCTTTCtactaaaatatttcataagtgtCCACTTTTTAGACTTTTGTTGTTATCAGTGTGTACAGGACTCCCCAACTTTTAtcccaaaataaagaagtttAGTAATTATTATCCTAATTTCTTTAAGTGAAAAAACTGAAGCTCGAACAGGTTAAACACTATACACGAGATCACATACTAAGGCAGATGGGTAGTATAGACTAGAAATCCTATCCTAGGGCTCAACAGACTTCAAATGGCTTCTGTAAATGCCTTGGGTTTATTCTCCTATCTTCTCAGAACGAATATATCTCAAAAGCATAGATCTGTCatcataaaaatatagtttaacaTCACCTGTGTGCTCTCCGTACAAGAAGAACAGAACTTGAAAGACGTAGATCCTAAcatgttcctctgtttttttaTCAATAGGGTATGTTGGTCTTTTCCCCAAAGATATGGAATGCAAATTAGTGGGAGGTAGGGAGTTTGTTGTTACAGAAACTAGAAAGGAAGAATTTATGGTTGCACAGCAAGCCCCTGGTTTAATTTCAACATCTGGTTGTCCACATTACATATAGACAGTAGTGATTCTGTGCCATTTTTATTCAGATCTTTCCTCTCCTAGGATTCtctatttgttattatttgaaGCTCTGATCATGGCTCTGAATctgaatctgttctttttttctcccccgctcctcccccccccccactctgtttCGACACTTCTGTAACTCATTTGCTAGGAAGTCGAGAATCTCTCTTGTAAGTGAGCTTACCGGGTGGGCCAAACTACCATGGCCCAGGGTTGTTAGGAAGTCGATACGTTGCTAAGAAGTCTTGCTAATTTGCTATATAAGCTGAATGGAGTGTCAGAGAATTTTCCTTTCCCCTGATGAACTTAGGAGATGGATGTTTTGACCTGTATCAGTGATTCTATTTGGATCGATTACTTCGAGGTTAGTTTTTTATCCATGTATGAATGTTGCACCTAATTATCCCTGTAATCGGTTAAACAAATGTCAGCTGTTCGTATTTCAACTCTTCCTGCCAATAACTGCTGGAAGTGATTTAATGCAGCTGGAAAACAACACTGACAATCATTATAGCCTGCAAAGTGTGAAATCATTTCATTGCACTATTGTGGTCTCCTTAGTCTGAGGACTGATCACGTTCTGCGGATgacgcttaaaaaaaaagaaaagccggTTTTATTATAATTAGGGAAATACTGGGAAAAAGGGGGTGGGCCCAGGGGCAGCTCGGTGTTGTTTACCTGGTGAACTCTTCTCAGTCAAGAGCTTGTTTTTACAAGAAGGCGCTTTCAGCGTTGAAGGGAAATCCTGTCATCTGAAAAAGAGGGCTGTGCTTCATTCAAGATTGTTTCCCCCTTCTGATAAAAACACTTGCTGATTACACCCCAGATGCGGCTCCTTTGGGGGAAAacgaaggaagaggagaaaaacgCTGGGTGGAGCCAAGGGGTGGGCAGCAAGGCTTCCAAACGCCCGGGGCCTCTTCTCTTTCCGCTCGCCTGTGTGGCTCCGGGGTCCGCTTCGAAGGCGCGATGCCCTCGCCGCTTCCCCGGCGCGGTTACCTCCCCGGCGAGTTTTCGCCCCCGGTGGACTCGAGGCCCTGCAGCAGCCCTGCTGAGCTGCCAGGTAGGGCAGGGAAGCTCCTCGTGGGTGGCACTCCTCCCAGGGCCCCGCGGCTACCGCGCCGGCTGGCCTGGTGCTCCATTGACTGGGAGCAGGTGCGCTTCCTGCAGAGGCTGGGAGCTGGCGGGTTTGGCTCGGTGTACAAGGCCACCTACCACGGTGTTCCGGTGGCCATAAAGCAAGTGAACAGGTGCACCAAGAACCGACTGGCGTCCCAGCGCAGCTTCTGGGCCGAGCTCAACATCGCCAGGCTTCGCCACGACAACATCGTGCGGGTGGTGGCCGCCAGCACGCGCACGCCCGCAGGCTTTAACAGCCTGGGCACCATAATCATGGAGTTCGGTGGCGATGTCACCTTACACCAAGTCATATACGGTGCCCCCAGCTGCCCTGAGGAGGACGCGGAGCCTCGCTGCTGTGCCAGAGAGCAATTCAATTTGGGAAAGTGTCTGAAGTATTCCCTAGATGTCGTGAACGGCCTCCTTTTCCTTCACTCGCAAAGCATCGTACACTTGGACCTGAAGCCTGCGAACATTCTGATCAGTGAGCAGGACGTCTGCAAAATCGGCGACTTCGGTTGCTCCGAGAAGCTGGGAGATCTGCCGTGCTGCCGCACTCCGCCTTACCCCCCGGGGGGCACCTACACCCACCGAGCCCCAGAGCTCCTGAAAGGAGAGGCCGTAACGCCCAAGGCTGACATCTATTCCTTTGCCATCACTCTCTGGCAAATGAGTACCAAGGAGGCCCCGTACTCAGGGGAGCGGCAGTACGTGCTCTACGCTGTGGTGGCCTACGATCTTCGCCCGTCTCTGTCAGCAGCTGTCTTCACGGACTCCGTGTCTGGGAAAAGACTGGGGAAGATCATCCAGTGCTGCTGGAGGGCCAGTGCCTTGCAGCGGCCAAGTGCAGAACTCCTCCTGGTCGACCTTAACTCCTTAAGAGCTGAATTTGGCTGACTAAACCTGTATCAAGATAGGCTTTGTCTTTGTTTCTGCTCGTTTTTAAAGAAGTGACcatgtagaaaaaaaacatatctgCGGGATgggtttttagaaaataaagttattaaaaactcCTTTTTTGTCTccaataccttttctttttttaacttattttgagagagagatgggggggggggggtaggaggggtcgagaaagaaagagggagagggagaatcccaagcaggctctcagcgcagagcctgatgcggggctggaactcctgaaccataagatcatgacctgaaccgaaattaagagtcagacgctcaaccgactgagccacccaggcgcccctcaaataccTCTTCTAAGACACACAGCACAACTACAAATCTAGTAGTTGTCTTAATATTGTTAGTAACCTTATTCCCTTAGAGAATCATACACTTTGCTTTCGCAGCAagcatgcttctttttttttttaacgtttatttatttctgagacagagagagacagggcacaagtgggggagggacagagagagagggagacacagaatttgaagcaggctccaggctctgagctgtcagcacagagcccgacatggggctcgaactcacaaaccgtgagatcatgacctgagccgaagttggtcgctcaactgactgagccatccaggtgccccatgcatgCTTACTTCTGCGGTCCCCTACTCCTGCGTTTATTCAAATCTGTTATTGGTGAAACCGGCTTGTCCAAAGAACTGAATTATAAAATGCCAAAAGTTTCTATAAATTCAGATCATATGCTCCGTACCCACCACCTAAATTTAACCTATTAACAGTTTGCTTGCTCCCACAccaaagcacagagcccaatgcggggctcgaacccacgaaccgcgagatcatgacccgaggtgaagtcaggcacttaactgactgagccacccaggcgccccagtagaaaaatacttctaaattGGGTCTCTTTTACCTATTATTTGGACTCAGAAATAGGTGACAAAGCAAAGATTTATGATATGTGAGAAGAAAATGACAACCCCGAGGAAGAGTAACATTTAACATTTGGTTGGAGGAAAGCAGGCAAGTAAAACCAGAATGCCCCCTTTAGAAATCAAGGCAATGGCTGCCAGGACATAAGACTGTGAAGAATGAGGTGACTGAATTTTGTCATTAGGACCACTCTGACTTCCATTTAGCACAGCAGTTTCCGTGAGTGGTGGAGGGCAAGGCCATTGCAATGGACCAGACAGTTATGGCAAAGACTCGATGTGCTTGGGCTCTTGAGGAAGAAGGCAAGAGCAGAAACCTTCAAAGGGGGTAAGACACACCCGTGTTCGGCTTCAGGGTTTGGTTTAGTTGTCTTAGGATGAAGGAAGTGAGTTGATTTGTGAACGAAGCAAGAAGAGACAAGGATAAATGATGAagtttaaaaagttgtaaaagaaatggaaagtagtACCTAGGGAAGGAAACCATAGCTTTAGAGAGAAAGGGTATTTCTCCCCAACGAACAATACGAGCAAGCAAACGAGGGCGGGACAATTGCCACTGAAGGTGAGTTTTTATGCAGGGAAAGGAGACACTGGGGAGGTTCACATCTGAGGGCTTCTATTTTCTGTTAAGGGTGATTGAGAGTAGGAGGTCTACAAGGAGATCACGGTTTGGAACTGTTCTTGAGGGAAACAAAAGGGAGCTGTCCACGCCCACGTAAAGTACTGGTTCAGCATGCTATCTCTGTCCATGCAGCTTGGAGCACAGAGCACCCAGATACCAGCGAACAatttcctcccctgttcattggAGCCACAGGGGTTCATGTTGGAAAGTTTAAGGTACGAGGgctcaaaagcaaaatgaaatcagTTTGCTCCATCAAGTATGCTAAAATGAGATTCTAATTATGCCGAATATCTCATTAACAGacagtgagctccttgaggatCCCCTGTCAAAAGCATTAAGGTCCAGAATTCCCTTCCAGAATGAACATGGCCACAGCTTAGACTCAAATaccttctcttcttctggaaacCAAAGTGGGAGGTACCTTGTATACCCCCTAATCGGTGACCCAAGGAGACAAAATGTACAGGCTACAAAGTGTGTGTAGTGACGCCAGATGACTGGACACAGCCTGCAGGAAAAGAGCGCGGGGAGCGGTAGAGGGTAGCTCAGGGGAGGACCTATCGGTGGCCGACCTCAAAGTCTTGGCAAAAACACGGCCTGATGAAGAGGAACGCGCTGTGAAGTGCAAACGTGGAGGAAAAAATCCTCAGAACAGGGCCAAGATCAAACGGAGCTGAGCTTACAGGAGTTGATAGAGAACGAAGACACAGAAAGTACTAAGGGAGGTCTGGCCACGGCCCAGCTCAGAAAGTGGAAGCAAACAGCCCCTTCTGAGCATGAGAGGGTCATTtgggcgggggccgggggtggTCAGGGAATACAAGACAGGCACAGAAGCCTCCGGAGCCGGgtttgtttggagagagaaaaaggtgtGGTTGCTTGAAGAAACCCACAGAAATGCCATGCTCGAAGGAGACAAATATGGTCTTTGGGGTGGCAGAGAAAGGAAGTCTTTGAGCTGCGGGAAGACTGCTCCGATGGGAGGTAGAATAAGTACGCGGAAGGCTTCACCTGTAATAGCGAACAGTTACAGGAAATTACTTAAAGTAGACACATCAAGTCAGAGGTAAAGGCATATTTAACAGTACAAAGATAAGCATTAAAGATATACTCCTGACATAAATTGAGgcacagggggagagaggaaaaaggatgTAAGCTGTCAACGTTATCACTGTTCATAGAAGTAAACTCATAGATATTGTCTAGGATTAGGGATGTtatatacaagtatataattgaacacaaatacaaaaaaaaaaacccgtctTCAAAATCAGaactaccaaaacaa from Lynx canadensis isolate LIC74 chromosome F2, mLynCan4.pri.v2, whole genome shotgun sequence includes these protein-coding regions:
- the MOS gene encoding proto-oncogene serine/threonine-protein kinase mos, whose translation is MPSPLPRRGYLPGEFSPPVDSRPCSSPAELPGRAGKLLVGGTPPRAPRLPRRLAWCSIDWEQVRFLQRLGAGGFGSVYKATYHGVPVAIKQVNRCTKNRLASQRSFWAELNIARLRHDNIVRVVAASTRTPAGFNSLGTIIMEFGGDVTLHQVIYGAPSCPEEDAEPRCCAREQFNLGKCLKYSLDVVNGLLFLHSQSIVHLDLKPANILISEQDVCKIGDFGCSEKLGDLPCCRTPPYPPGGTYTHRAPELLKGEAVTPKADIYSFAITLWQMSTKEAPYSGERQYVLYAVVAYDLRPSLSAAVFTDSVSGKRLGKIIQCCWRASALQRPSAELLLVDLNSLRAEFG